One window of Chloroflexota bacterium genomic DNA carries:
- the dnaK gene encoding molecular chaperone DnaK, producing MGKIIGIDLGTTNSVVAVMEGGEPSVIASAEGGRTIPSVVAFTKTGERLVGQLAKRQAVTNPVNTVYSIKRFMGRRWDDPETKRSKEFVPYKVEKDAKNDGVKVVLADGSAYTPPEISAMILQKLRADAEAYLGEKVTEAVITVPAYFDDTQRQATKDAGKIAGLDVKRIINEPTASALAYGLDKKHDEKIAVYDLGGGTFDISILELGEGVFEVKATNGDTHLGGDDFDQRVIDWLLAEFKKDQGIDLSKDAQAVQRLKEAAEKAKIELSTTLSTEINLPYVTADASGPKHLVVTLSRAKLEDLVGDLIEKTRGPVTSALKDAGLKPSEIDEVILVGGMTRMPSVVDAVKAMFGGKEPHKGVNPDEVVAVGAAIQAGVLAGDVKDVLLLDVTPLSLGIETLGGVMSRLIDRNTTIPTSKSQVFSTASDNQGQVDIHVLQGEREFATDNKTLGRFILDGIPPAPRGVPQIEVTFDIDANGILDVKAKDRATSKEKQVRITASSMLSKDDVDKMVREAADHAAEDRSRREEVETRNQAEQLTYQAERTLKDLGDKVAAEDRADVESKVASLREALKGSDLEAVSKGAASLAEALTQVSTKAYQAAASDASANGASAGDETSGGEAGGTAGAGAGAHPAGGTGSHPAGEETVEGEFKEV from the coding sequence ATGGGCAAGATCATCGGCATCGACCTCGGCACGACGAACTCGGTCGTCGCCGTCATGGAGGGCGGCGAGCCCTCGGTCATCGCCTCCGCCGAGGGCGGCCGGACCATCCCGTCCGTCGTCGCCTTCACGAAGACCGGCGAGCGTCTCGTCGGCCAGCTCGCGAAACGGCAGGCGGTGACGAACCCGGTCAACACCGTCTATTCGATCAAGCGATTCATGGGCCGCCGCTGGGACGACCCGGAGACGAAGCGCTCGAAGGAGTTCGTCCCCTACAAGGTCGAGAAGGACGCCAAGAACGACGGGGTCAAGGTGGTCCTCGCCGACGGCTCGGCGTACACGCCGCCCGAGATCAGCGCGATGATCCTGCAGAAGCTCCGGGCGGACGCGGAGGCGTACCTCGGCGAGAAGGTGACCGAGGCGGTCATCACCGTCCCCGCCTACTTCGACGACACCCAGCGCCAGGCGACGAAGGACGCGGGCAAGATCGCCGGCCTCGATGTGAAGCGGATCATCAACGAGCCGACGGCCTCGGCTCTCGCCTACGGCCTCGACAAGAAGCACGACGAGAAGATCGCCGTCTACGACCTCGGCGGCGGCACGTTCGACATCAGCATCCTCGAGCTCGGCGAGGGCGTCTTCGAGGTCAAGGCGACGAACGGCGACACGCACCTCGGTGGCGACGACTTCGACCAGCGGGTGATCGACTGGCTCCTCGCCGAGTTCAAGAAGGATCAGGGCATCGACCTCTCGAAGGACGCCCAGGCGGTCCAGCGCCTCAAGGAGGCGGCCGAGAAGGCGAAGATCGAGCTGTCGACGACGCTCTCGACGGAGATCAACCTGCCGTACGTCACCGCCGACGCGAGCGGCCCGAAGCACCTCGTCGTGACCCTCAGCCGGGCGAAGCTCGAGGACCTCGTCGGCGACCTCATCGAGAAGACCCGCGGGCCGGTCACCTCCGCCCTCAAGGACGCCGGACTCAAGCCGTCGGAAATCGACGAGGTGATCCTCGTCGGCGGGATGACCCGGATGCCGTCCGTGGTCGACGCCGTGAAGGCGATGTTCGGCGGCAAGGAGCCGCACAAGGGCGTCAATCCGGACGAGGTCGTCGCGGTCGGCGCGGCGATCCAGGCCGGGGTCCTCGCGGGCGACGTCAAGGACGTGCTCCTGCTCGACGTCACGCCGCTGTCGCTCGGCATCGAGACGCTCGGTGGTGTGATGTCCCGGCTCATCGACCGGAACACGACGATCCCGACCTCGAAGTCGCAGGTCTTCTCGACGGCGTCGGACAACCAGGGCCAGGTGGACATCCACGTCCTCCAGGGCGAGCGCGAGTTCGCCACGGACAACAAGACCCTCGGCCGGTTCATCCTCGACGGGATCCCGCCGGCGCCCCGCGGCGTCCCCCAGATCGAGGTGACATTCGACATCGATGCGAACGGCATCCTCGACGTCAAGGCGAAGGACCGGGCGACCTCCAAGGAGAAGCAGGTCCGGATCACGGCCTCCTCCATGCTCTCCAAGGACGACGTCGACAAGATGGTCCGCGAGGCGGCCGATCATGCCGCCGAGGATCGGTCTCGCCGCGAGGAGGTCGAGACGCGGAACCAGGCCGAGCAGCTCACCTACCAGGCGGAACGGACCCTGAAGGATCTCGGCGACAAGGTCGCGGCCGAGGACCGCGCGGACGTCGAGAGCAAGGTGGCGTCCCTTCGGGAGGCGCTGAAGGGCTCGGACCTCGAGGCCGTGTCGAAGGGAGCCGCGTCCCTCGCCGAGGCGCTCACCCAGGTCTCGACGAAGGCGTACCAGGCAGCCGCCTCGGACGCGTCCGCGAACGGCGCCTCGGCCGGCGATGAGACGTCGGGCGGCGAGGCCGGAGGGACCGCAGGTGCCGGTGCCGGCGCACATCCTGCCGGCGGTACCGGCTCACATCCGGCTGGCGAGGAGACGGTCGAGGGCGAGTTCAAGGAGGTCTGA
- a CDS encoding nucleotide exchange factor GrpE: MPRRTRAEERAAEIDVSPTKLLADIEGLTAEREEARAQAAEYLAGLQRERAEFVNFRRRTEQDGAAAASRAADSLRLRILDALDDFDRAIEARPSTLADDPWAEGIAAIDRKLRALLEWDGVRPMEPSIGDRFDPRLHQALSHVAGSGRPADEIVGEFARGYWVADRVLRPALVAVSDGADGHASTGSAGDAEPSNHPNHPNHADTATDQE, encoded by the coding sequence ATGCCCCGGCGCACGAGGGCGGAGGAGCGGGCGGCGGAGATCGACGTCTCCCCGACGAAGCTCCTCGCCGACATCGAGGGGCTCACGGCGGAACGCGAGGAAGCCCGCGCCCAGGCGGCCGAGTACCTCGCGGGGCTGCAGCGCGAGCGCGCCGAGTTCGTCAACTTCCGGCGCCGCACGGAACAGGACGGCGCGGCCGCGGCCAGCCGGGCGGCGGATTCGCTCCGCCTGCGGATCCTCGACGCGCTCGACGATTTCGACCGCGCCATCGAGGCTCGCCCGTCGACCCTTGCCGACGATCCGTGGGCGGAGGGGATCGCCGCGATCGACCGCAAGCTCCGCGCACTCCTCGAGTGGGATGGCGTCCGTCCGATGGAGCCCTCAATCGGCGACCGCTTCGACCCGCGCCTCCACCAGGCGCTCAGTCATGTCGCCGGCAGCGGACGTCCGGCCGATGAGATCGTCGGCGAGTTCGCCCGCGGCTACTGGGTCGCGGACCGTGTCCTGCGGCCGGCCCTCGTCGCCGTGAGCGACGGAGCGGACGGTCATGCATCCACCGGATCCGCCGGCGACGCCGAACCATCGAACCATCCGAACCATCCGAACCACGCGGACACCGCGACCGATCAGGAGTAG
- the hrcA gene encoding heat-inducible transcription repressor HrcA: protein MARRVRRTNGPLDLREQAILRAVIEEYVTTAAPVGSIALVERYGLGVSSATVRSILSDLETAGFLSQPHTSAGRIPTDLGYRYYVESLVESPPLTQVEQLMIRHQFGQIEFASEHWFRLAATTLAGLTKAAGLATPAKPRSSRVRRVDLVSIQERLASLILVLREGTVKQILLNLDDPVDQGTLSDAAERLNRLFADRTARQIDATLERFSAMDPANVLVRKVAERIARTMREFDTAVIEELFSDGLLNVMEAPEFAQSDKLRRVFSALENHVYLGELLGTVAGSGRVQVFIGGENGSPEMSDVSLVLAPYGRPGRAVGVVGVLGPTRMSYPHAIGTVRFVSALMNELVDHLYA from the coding sequence GTGGCGCGTCGCGTCCGTCGCACCAATGGCCCGCTGGACCTCCGCGAGCAGGCGATCCTCCGGGCCGTCATCGAGGAATATGTCACGACCGCCGCACCGGTCGGCAGCATCGCGCTCGTCGAGCGGTACGGGCTCGGCGTGTCGAGCGCGACCGTCCGCTCGATCCTCTCCGACCTCGAGACCGCGGGCTTTCTCAGCCAGCCGCACACGAGCGCCGGGCGCATCCCGACCGACCTCGGGTATCGCTACTACGTCGAATCGCTCGTCGAGTCGCCGCCGCTCACCCAGGTCGAGCAGCTCATGATCCGCCATCAGTTCGGACAGATCGAGTTCGCGAGCGAGCACTGGTTCCGCCTCGCTGCGACGACACTGGCCGGACTCACCAAGGCGGCCGGGCTCGCCACCCCTGCCAAGCCGCGCTCGTCGCGCGTCCGGCGGGTGGACCTCGTCTCCATCCAGGAGCGACTGGCGAGCCTCATCCTCGTCCTTCGCGAGGGGACGGTGAAGCAGATCCTCCTCAACCTCGACGACCCCGTGGATCAGGGCACCCTGTCGGACGCGGCGGAGCGCCTGAACCGCCTGTTCGCGGACCGCACGGCCCGCCAGATCGATGCCACCCTCGAGCGCTTCTCGGCGATGGATCCGGCCAATGTGCTCGTGCGCAAGGTCGCCGAACGGATCGCCCGGACGATGCGAGAGTTCGATACGGCGGTCATCGAGGAGCTCTTCAGCGATGGCCTCCTCAACGTCATGGAGGCCCCCGAATTCGCGCAGAGCGACAAGCTCCGGCGCGTCTTCTCGGCCCTTGAGAACCACGTCTACCTCGGCGAGCTCCTCGGCACCGTCGCCGGCTCGGGCCGCGTCCAGGTCTTCATCGGCGGCGAGAACGGCAGTCCGGAGATGAGCGACGTGTCGCTCGTCCTCGCGCCGTATGGCCGGCCGGGGCGCGCGGTCGGCGTGGTCGGTGTCCTCGGACCGACTCGGATGAGCTACCCGCACGCGATCGGGACGGTCCGCTTCGTGTCGGCGCTCATGAACGAGCTCGTCGATCACCTGTACGCCTGA